A window of Cellulomonas wangleii genomic DNA:
GAGAAGGAACCGGACCCCGAGCACCACGGCGGCCCGGCCGACGAGGAGACGCGATGAGCCAGGACACGTGGGGCACCGTGGCGGACGTCGCCTCGATCGTCTGCCTGCTGGGCGGCGCGTTCTTCGCGTTCGCCGCCGGGGTCGGCGCCCTGCGCTTCCCCGACCTGCTGTCGCGCATGCACGCCGGCACCAAGCCGCAGGTGCTCGGGCTGATCCTCGTGCTGATCGGCCTGGCGCTGCGCCTGCGCGAGGGCGGGGCCGTGTGGGCCCTGGTGCTCGTCGCGATCTTCCAGATGCTCACCGCACCCGTCGCCGCGCACATGGTCGGCCGGGCGGGCTTCCGCACCGGCAAGGTCCGCAACGACCTGCTGGTGGTCGACGAGCTGTCGCGCGACCTCGGGGAGACGCGCCCCGGCCGGACGCCCGGGGACGACTGAGCGGTCCCCGGGCGTCGCGGCAGCGGGTCAGCGCCGGGCGGCGCGCCCGGCGAGCTTCGCGGCGCCGCGCGTCGCCAGCACGCGCGACAGCGAGATCGCGGCACCGCTGATCGCGGCCGCGGTCGCGACCTCGCCGAACTTGATGTCGGGCTCCGTGGAGTCCGGCGACGGCGGCTTGTGCCCCTTGGTCCTGGTCCAGACCGCGTCGATCAGCTTCTGGACCGCCCACGCGGCGACGAGGGTGACCCCCGCGCCCACGATCTTCGCGGTCATCGACTGCTTGTTCCCGTCGTCCGACATGTTCTCCTCCGTCGTCGTCGCCTGCAGGGACGCTACCCGGGATCCGGCCGGCGCACAGGTCGGGGCTAGGATCGTCCGCGAACGACAGGGGAGCGTCGGTCGCCGGTGACGGTGGCAGGACGCTGAGAGTGCGGACCACCGCAGACCCTCGAACCTGATCCGGGTGATACCGGCGTAGGGAGTCGGGCTTGTCTCTCCTCCCGTGGTGTCGTCCGTGCGGCGA
This region includes:
- a CDS encoding DUF4235 domain-containing protein; this encodes MSDDGNKQSMTAKIVGAGVTLVAAWAVQKLIDAVWTRTKGHKPPSPDSTEPDIKFGEVATAAAISGAAISLSRVLATRGAAKLAGRAARR
- the mnhG gene encoding monovalent cation/H(+) antiporter subunit G, encoding MSQDTWGTVADVASIVCLLGGAFFAFAAGVGALRFPDLLSRMHAGTKPQVLGLILVLIGLALRLREGGAVWALVLVAIFQMLTAPVAAHMVGRAGFRTGKVRNDLLVVDELSRDLGETRPGRTPGDD